The Urbifossiella limnaea genome has a window encoding:
- a CDS encoding aldehyde dehydrogenase family protein has translation MIRIPALRFGKPYTSLEKATLVHHVTGEPVAEVSQVTGSMIARDLGSVARAHKELAAIPVRDLLAMYEKAADYFLNAALPCGDAELTFDQYVRNLSSTTGSPVVFCDRNARKVHYVLSHIEEVIGGLTRGLPLDALDAGYTTRGGRMQAFYPTTDVFGAVLPSNSPGVHSLWVPTIAFKIPLLVKPGREEPWTPYRVLQAFLKAGVPASALAFLPTDHAGAADILRLCGRSMAFGDDRTMAPYKSDHRVEIHGTGYSKFIFGEDQADQWEKHLDVMVEGIAANGGRACVNASAVWTPRNADAIAEGLAKRLAGAKARPWDDPACEVSAFANPSVAEAINNMIDEGLKEPGAVDVTQKLRGTPRLVKEGRVAWLLPTIVRCESPDHPLANKEFLFPYASVIEWPQQDVLKRIGYTLAATVLSDDPAFIADALACPTVERLNIGPLPTNRLTWDQPHEGNLFTHLYKQRALQHARTPAGV, from the coding sequence ATGATCCGCATCCCCGCTCTGCGCTTCGGCAAGCCCTACACCAGCCTGGAGAAGGCGACGCTCGTCCACCACGTCACCGGCGAGCCGGTCGCGGAGGTGTCGCAGGTCACCGGCAGCATGATCGCCCGCGACCTCGGCAGCGTGGCCCGCGCGCACAAGGAACTGGCCGCCATCCCCGTCCGCGACCTGCTCGCCATGTACGAGAAGGCCGCCGACTACTTCCTCAACGCCGCCCTCCCCTGCGGCGACGCCGAACTCACGTTCGACCAGTACGTCCGCAACCTGTCCTCCACCACGGGCAGCCCCGTCGTCTTCTGCGACCGCAACGCCCGCAAGGTGCACTACGTTCTGTCTCACATCGAAGAAGTGATTGGCGGGCTGACGCGCGGCCTGCCCCTCGACGCGCTCGACGCCGGGTACACCACCCGCGGCGGCCGGATGCAGGCGTTCTACCCCACCACCGACGTGTTCGGGGCGGTGCTGCCGTCGAACTCGCCCGGCGTCCACTCGCTGTGGGTGCCGACGATCGCGTTCAAGATTCCCCTGCTCGTGAAGCCGGGCCGCGAGGAGCCGTGGACGCCGTACCGCGTCCTGCAAGCGTTTCTCAAGGCGGGGGTGCCGGCGAGCGCCCTCGCGTTCCTGCCGACCGACCACGCCGGTGCGGCGGACATCCTCCGCCTGTGCGGCCGCAGCATGGCCTTCGGCGACGACCGCACGATGGCCCCGTACAAGAGCGACCACCGCGTCGAGATTCACGGCACCGGCTACAGCAAGTTCATCTTCGGCGAGGACCAGGCCGACCAGTGGGAGAAGCACCTCGACGTGATGGTGGAGGGCATCGCTGCGAACGGCGGCCGGGCGTGCGTCAACGCCTCGGCGGTGTGGACGCCCCGGAACGCCGACGCGATCGCTGAAGGGCTGGCGAAGCGGCTCGCCGGCGCCAAGGCCCGGCCGTGGGACGACCCGGCGTGCGAGGTCAGCGCGTTCGCCAACCCGTCGGTCGCCGAGGCGATCAACAACATGATCGACGAGGGGCTGAAGGAGCCCGGCGCGGTGGACGTGACGCAAAAGCTCCGTGGCACGCCCCGACTCGTCAAGGAGGGGCGCGTCGCATGGCTCCTTCCGACCATCGTCCGCTGTGAGAGCCCGGACCACCCGCTGGCGAACAAGGAGTTCCTGTTCCCGTATGCCAGCGTGATAGAATGGCCTCAGCAGGACGTGCTGAAGCGGATCGGGTACACCCTGGCCGCGACCGTCCTGTCCGACGACCCCGCCTTCATCGCGGACGCCCTGGCCTGCCCGACGGTCGAGCGACTGAACATCGGGCCGCTGCCGACCAACCGACTGACGTGGGACCAGCCGCATGAAGGGAACCTGTTCACCCACCTCTACAAGCAGCGGGCGCTCCAGCACGCCCGCACCCCCGCCGGCGTTTGA
- a CDS encoding acyl-CoA synthetase family protein: MKDTPGKPAPVTGSTLDERVKNARAALDAHIRETIRWHFSPDTGTPFWLEKAKTFDFNPLTDVSGWDDIKKFPFFEDDWLRGGPVRRWVPKGLADRGVYVFETGGTTGLPKSRIVIDDFKIDYEMMSDTLPDKYFPKGSNWLMLGPSGPRRLRLAIEHLAQYRGGICFAIDLDPRYVVKCIKERKISEANAYKQHCIDQAITVLAGGHDIKCMFTTPKLLAALDESLRAGKLEDKYRELKKPVPPGGLRSIKAAGITGIFSGGTEFTPQFTREAYEEMLDNGDVYMTPTYGNTLMGLACSKPIGPEDGFKISYYAPQPRAVIEVVDPKDYNQVVPYGGTGRVLLSTFTKEFFVPRFPERDEGEREPPFEKYPWDGVSGVRPFSELAGSTVVGVY; encoded by the coding sequence GTGAAAGACACCCCCGGCAAGCCGGCCCCGGTCACCGGTTCCACCCTCGACGAGCGCGTCAAGAACGCCCGCGCCGCGCTCGACGCCCACATCCGCGAGACGATCCGCTGGCACTTCAGCCCGGACACCGGCACGCCGTTCTGGCTCGAAAAAGCCAAAACGTTCGACTTCAACCCGCTCACCGACGTGAGCGGGTGGGACGACATCAAGAAGTTCCCGTTCTTCGAGGACGACTGGCTCCGCGGCGGCCCGGTCCGCCGGTGGGTGCCGAAGGGGCTGGCCGACCGCGGCGTCTACGTCTTCGAGACCGGCGGCACCACCGGCCTGCCCAAGAGCCGCATCGTCATCGACGACTTCAAGATTGACTACGAGATGATGTCCGACACGCTACCGGACAAGTACTTCCCGAAGGGCTCGAACTGGCTGATGCTCGGGCCGAGCGGCCCGCGGCGGCTGCGGCTGGCGATCGAGCACCTGGCCCAGTACCGCGGCGGCATCTGCTTCGCCATCGACCTCGACCCGCGCTACGTCGTGAAGTGCATCAAGGAGCGGAAGATCAGCGAGGCCAACGCGTACAAGCAGCACTGCATCGACCAGGCGATCACCGTGCTGGCCGGCGGGCACGACATCAAGTGCATGTTCACGACGCCGAAGCTGCTGGCGGCGCTCGACGAGTCGCTCCGCGCCGGGAAGTTGGAGGACAAGTATCGGGAGCTGAAGAAGCCAGTTCCGCCCGGCGGCCTGCGGAGCATCAAGGCCGCGGGGATCACGGGCATCTTCTCCGGCGGCACCGAGTTCACCCCGCAGTTCACGCGCGAGGCGTACGAGGAGATGCTGGACAACGGCGACGTGTACATGACGCCGACGTACGGCAACACGCTGATGGGGCTGGCGTGCTCGAAGCCGATCGGGCCGGAGGACGGCTTCAAGATCAGCTACTACGCCCCGCAGCCGCGGGCGGTGATCGAGGTGGTGGACCCGAAGGACTACAACCAGGTGGTGCCCTACGGCGGCACCGGGCGGGTGCTGCTGAGCACGTTCACGAAGGAGTTCTTCGTGCCGCGGTTCCCCGAGCGGGACGAGGGCGAGCGGGAGCCGCCGTTCGAGAAGTACCCGTGGGACGGGGTGAGCGGCGTCCGCCCGTTCAGCGAACTGGCCGGCTCTACCGTGGTCGGTGTGTACTGA
- a CDS encoding iron-containing alcohol dehydrogenase, translating to MKGTCSPTSTSSGRSSTPAPPPAFDFQPLGRVVFGSGSLARLGEVARELGGTRVLLVTDPGLEAAGHPQRAVAAIEEAGLEAFVFDGVKENPTEREVAAGVVFARTHRVDLIAAVGGGSSMDCAKGVNFLLTNGGRMADYKGHGKATKPMLPSVGVPTTSGTGSEAQSYALITDERSHLKMACGDKQAAFRVSILDPEVTLSQPKLVSAVTGIDAVAHAVESFVCARRNPLSQTYSHAAFRQLEPNFERVMSHPTDLAARSAMLLGAHFAGMAIEAAMLGVCHSCANPLTAHYGVTHGVAVGVMLPHVVRFNAAAVGDLYADLAGSAGALADRVTAMLSAAGLPRTLKECGVSESILPLLAEEANQQWTARFNPREVSEADILGLYRAAW from the coding sequence ATGAAGGGAACCTGTTCACCCACCTCTACAAGCAGCGGGCGCTCCAGCACGCCCGCACCCCCGCCGGCGTTTGACTTCCAGCCGCTCGGCCGCGTCGTCTTCGGGTCCGGCAGCCTCGCCCGCCTGGGCGAGGTGGCCCGCGAACTCGGCGGCACCCGCGTCCTGCTCGTCACCGACCCCGGCCTCGAAGCCGCCGGGCACCCGCAGCGCGCCGTCGCGGCCATCGAGGAGGCCGGGCTGGAGGCGTTCGTGTTCGACGGGGTGAAGGAGAACCCGACCGAGCGCGAGGTGGCCGCCGGGGTGGTGTTCGCGCGGACGCACCGCGTCGACCTGATCGCGGCCGTCGGCGGCGGCAGCTCGATGGACTGCGCCAAGGGGGTGAACTTCCTCCTGACCAACGGCGGCCGCATGGCCGACTACAAGGGCCACGGCAAGGCGACGAAGCCGATGCTCCCGTCCGTCGGCGTGCCGACCACGTCCGGCACCGGCAGCGAGGCCCAGAGCTACGCCCTCATCACCGACGAGCGCTCGCACCTGAAGATGGCCTGCGGCGACAAGCAGGCCGCCTTCCGCGTCTCGATCCTCGACCCCGAGGTTACGCTGTCGCAGCCGAAGCTGGTGAGCGCGGTCACCGGCATCGACGCGGTGGCGCACGCGGTCGAGTCGTTCGTGTGCGCCAGGCGGAACCCACTGTCGCAGACGTACTCGCATGCCGCGTTCCGGCAGCTGGAGCCGAACTTCGAGCGGGTGATGAGCCACCCGACGGACCTGGCGGCGCGGTCGGCGATGCTGCTCGGGGCGCACTTCGCGGGGATGGCGATCGAGGCCGCGATGCTCGGGGTCTGCCACTCGTGCGCCAACCCGCTGACGGCCCACTACGGCGTCACCCACGGCGTCGCCGTCGGCGTGATGCTGCCGCACGTCGTCCGCTTCAACGCCGCTGCGGTGGGCGACCTGTACGCCGACCTGGCCGGCTCCGCGGGCGCGCTGGCCGACCGGGTAACGGCGATGCTGTCGGCGGCGGGGCTGCCTCGGACCCTGAAGGAGTGCGGCGTGTCGGAGTCGATCCTGCCACTCCTCGCCGAGGAGGCGAATCAGCAGTGGACGGCGCGGTTCAACCCGCGCGAGGTGAGCGAGGCCGACATCCTGGGGCTGT